The Toxorhynchites rutilus septentrionalis strain SRP chromosome 1, ASM2978413v1, whole genome shotgun sequence genome contains the following window.
TTTGCGTTTTTCAACCGTTTTAGGAGTTTTTTTGCATCATTCCAACCATATTTGTTGCAATCTGAGACGGGCGCCCCTCTGAGTCTGTCTTCAAGGTAATATGTTTCTTAGTACCGTTGTAGTGCACAGAATAAGGATTGTTCTTTAATAAAAAGCGGTTTTGGAAGTTCTTAGATCTGTCTCACAGCACTTAGTCCTTTAACGGGCCGTGAGAATTAGGCATGTAATCAACGCAAACTTCAATACAACGACATATTTACATgctaaaacacaaaaaaaaattcaatacgcAAAACAGGCGGACCCCATCAATGTAAAACATATAAGCAACatccttagaggcgaatgaactgcaaagtttaaagcctcttaaaaacaaagaaagaaagaatatAAGCAACATATAAGTATATAGTTGCCACTACCCGTCTAGCctaaaatgttggtggcaaaATAGTTGCCACCGCCCGTctagcgtaaaatgttggtggcaatttTCACTAACTTCGCCCTATCAAAAAGTAgtctcattcttttttttttgaatattccaagcaaggcgcctctatatatatacatttattCAAGCGCCTTGATTCCaagcaaggcgcttatatcaatgtataacaggtgaagcaacatcatcacttcaataagaatgAGATTatggtttgtggagcgggggttgtttgttttgttattgctaggatacgccatttttgcattttcacatgggaGAGTGGTGGAAATGAGAattaaattctacaaaatcatcccttctattTCATAAAATCCGCGAAAGTCGAAcaaagtaggcatcgttcgaataagcgtcgcaaCAGTTTGTAGAGaaccgccggcagcgttctgatgctgtttgtaaacaataccgacagcaattccaatatggctgaaagtgcatttcttatttctccacaaaccgtaatccccttcttattgaagtgatgatgttgcttcacctgttatacattgatataagcgccttgattCCAAGTATGCGAAGTTGCTTCAATGACCCATGCGTTTACACCTACAACGTtccgctgctatctgagatgatgctgcAAACTCCTAAAAcgatttggcatgaaattcgtctgtaGCTTTAACAACTTCGACAGAAgaatttcatattttattttcgGGCTAGGAAAATGTAGAttctcaaagaaaaaaaaatgttgctgACTTAATAAGTGAATATTTCTAATAATCGTTTGAAACAAAATGCTTACATTTTGGCACGCAGAAAACTTATGTTTTATCGTTTCGGTCATCATTTTTGTTCTGTCGGTAAAATAGCTCATTGTGGTGTAGTTTGCCATGAAAAAGCAGATAATATattgatttttcgtcagaggatAACGTTTTgttgtttatatttttccaacttcttggatggcactagagatgggcaaatcgttcacgaacggtacgaaagaactagttcgccgaaaagagtgaacgaacggccGTTCTTTtttaaagaacggtagttctccccacgaactgattggcgatctaacgtacaaatctacacctaggcggcgctgcggtgaaagtgatgatggttttaaattttgccatgtgagtctatgggaggtttgtagttctttccgtgaattacaatgttataatcataaaggATTATTTGAAggcgatgagtttggaagatatttaattctgcgcaattttatatataacatgttattttcatacCTCTCACAGTAgtgaaatctgtataaatattgacaatggttgaataaaGGAAGTAAATTccagagcacaatcaaaaacaagtacaaaaatgcatggttccttcatgtgagaactaccttggaaagtccggaagtaaaatatacgtgatttacgTTCTTACGTgatttgagttttaggttacattcaCCCTTATTCTTGTTAACGGCCGTATCTGCTTTCGTTCGAACGCTCTGATTCGAACACGTTCGGAGAAGGTATCATTGGTTTCGTTCGAACCTGGCTGAACGAATCCACTTTCGAATGTAAACACTGTTGGTGTTACCAGATGTGTTTCGAAATTTAAATCTTATCTAGGGAAGTTGAATTGTCAAATCGCTGCAAAGAATCAATGTCGCCGTCTGCAAAATAAATAGTTGtaaagaaacaaagaaaaacaaacgatGTATGTTTCACTTTGTTTTAAGTGCGatagttttcaaaattttatttgaattgataaaaGCTGTTCATCAGACAGTGAGAAATGAGTTTTCATTGatagttttagtttttgaaatgtgtATTTTTCCCGTCGCAGTTGTAATGaagcaaagataaacaaacGATATGTGTTTCACTTTGTTTTAAGtgtgatttttattttatattttatttgaattaataaaaactgTTTATCGAATAGGGAGAAATCAAAgttcattgataattttagtttttgaaatgtgtATTTTTCCCGTCGCAGTTGTAATGaagcaaagataaacaaacGATTTGTGTTTCACTTTATTCTAAGtgcgatttttgttttaaattttatttgaattgataaaaGCTGTTCATCAGACCGTGAgaaatgaattttcattgataatttcaGTTTTTGAAATGTGTATTTTCCCCGCTACAAAAGAGCGTTTGTTTTGTATGAAAGATTTCAAGaggattatattttttaaaatccgAATGTCACCAATGGTTTTGCCGATTGTACAAATTCGACTTCTTTACAGATCGTTGGTTTATTTCTTTTTCTAGATCCGTGTTGATAAATTGGTGGAAATCGAGTGACTTGCTTGTGCAGTTGAAATTGTTGTTCTCAAGGCAAAAGATGGATACTGTTATGCTGGGTTATGTCGCAATGATGGAAGACAACACCCCCTCTTTGAGAATGAGTAGAAGTAACCTTAgaaagaaaaagacgggtgggtaatgtcggggacataaccggagtgacgtaggactatacaaaggggacagcttttgttaaatatatattttaaatatattgttttattttcttctcctacgtgaatacctacctatctacctgaaaaatggattagtttactgtttactctttatgaatatgttgatggttctgaaaagaacctttggtgttgtgtttttgttatcactcgatattcccatcttgttcggttaaaccttcctgtttagctattgcgtttgccactcgccacagctttcacagttggaaattttcttgctatccagcttgtgacatgttgttcagtaaattacatttaatgcgacgtgccggagaaacactttgccactcactgtaactaattgttgccttgatgagcgccgcaccgaagctactctgttctttatgcgggttttctgattgtcgtgagcagctttgcaagccaactcgagcactccgacggccgaaactctataatcgctgttaggtatactggtgctccggcaccaatccgttcagcctagttacccttgcggagcaatcagtgaatgcgaccaacagggaactggagacctgcacggttcgagtgagactttgcctttcgcttaacttgtcctcctttgttacgtccacgatgccgatgccgtacaaccacacgggtttacggtttgaaagaaaataagatatttttttggggtccgcgtgttttatactctagcggtacacactcacaggatagagacaaatcggcagactcagccagaggggcgagtccaacgagacgaacgaatgagcgttaaaagggagcgatggcaaaaaatacattcatagaggcgaatgaactgaaaagtttaaaccctcttaaagccaaaaagaagaagtagaagaaaatacagtcattacgatttgttcgctcgttggattcacatgcaggctaaaaagggtccttttcaggatcacaaaattatcttcaatctaaaaagtttattgttttgttatcactcgatatccccatcttgttcggctaaacctttctgtttagcgattgcatttgccactcgccacagctttcacagttggaaaatttcttcccatccagcttgtgacatattttacagtaaattacattcaatggcacgtcgcattaccaccactcagtatcggattggaggtaattttaacctgtaattgaacatttgcgatgacagtggtacagtgtcaactttcaatgtggggtcataatttggaccccgaactctatgtttacaaaagtgtccaactaaatatgtcgcattacatgtccgtccaattagttaaatgtcgagataagtgtaaattactgtactttcaatctagaagcaatttaagaattggtgaaaatcaataagctcagaacaactgccaaattcacatactcatcatatcctagcaaacaaattatgaaaaaatcaatttgtgttttattattattttggatattgttttagaaagcattgaactgtatttcctaaactcttttttggaaggtttaatggccctgaaaagcgccttgttttatggaatggttccaatttagaaaacttagtactcgtggttttgaaaaaaaccatttcgaacgccctcgatgccgccttgttctggatttgccaccaaagcagtttgtataaagaacaaacttttttcttctgttacctgatgccgttttgcgattgcgtttgccactcgccactcgctgcaactgcctgttgtcttgatgtccaccgaaccgaatgtggtctgttccgaatgcgggttttcttattgtcgcgagcagctttgccagctaactcgatcacttcggcggccgaaactatataacgccggctaggtggactgctgcactggtactaacgtgctcggcctagccacccttgcggggaactccagatcaacacggttcgagcgggattttgcctttcccttcacttttcctcctttatcatgtccagacatggctgcttggattggtttgttgatgtgttgtgatgcgaaccgatgtggtgtacggtttgaatgagaatgatcgttacggcagcggagcggggatttttaagctgactggctggctcgagaattacgcatgtgtgagactgcgaccaatgtttcgttcatttttttcttcttcctttccaatcgtgcttcattctattttgctgctgctctggttgcccgttttggtcggtacgatttgaggagcacaaaatggaccaatcaaaaatgggcacatagtgtattttgacaatgcttgatatttcacaattattcaattatttatctccagaaaaatgaaatgttattcgttatgatagatgcgtagatatatttcctatcaattgttgcaaaaacctttgcgatctattgagaattgctcgagttataagcgttccaaatcttgcattttttcctacttgttcagtgcctagatttccatttcaccccctatatcttccggttagacgtagtcctacgtcaaaaaccaacATCATGAATTTATCAACAACACAGTAAGAATGATCAATTCTTAGAGCTAGATGATTTATTATaagacattttaatttttgattttcagattCAAGAAGAACTTTCgtttgaataaaacagcatttcgATACATTGTACAAGagataaaaaatgaatttccacGTCAAAAGAAAGGCGGTCTATCGGTGACTGATAAACTTGCTGTCTGCTTGCGTTTTTTCGCAGAAGGGAGCTATCAACATGGTGCTAGCAAGGACTACGATGTGGCTATAGCCCAGTCAACGTTTTCCAAAGTTCTCGACGAGATGTTGATTATTTTGGAAAGGAAGATTTGCACCAAATGGATAAATTTCGAAATGACACAACAAGAAATGAGGGAAGCAaagcgatttttttatgaaaaatcgggaATTCCGGGCGTTATTATGTGTGTAGATGGCACGCATGTTAAAATTATTCCGCCAATTGCAGACCGGAATCTATTTTATAATAGGAAAGGGTTCTATAGTCTGAATACTATGATAGTAAGTTGAttgttatttgaatttttcaataatatcCTTTCTTGTTAAAAACGTAAATTTTTATACAGATATGTGATCACACCCAACGTATTCGATTCGTTGATGCAAGCTTCCAGGGGTCTAATCACGACTCTCATATTTGGAGTTTGAGTTCAGCAAGAGCACGTTTACAGGAAATGCATAGGAATGGTGACACAAATACCAAAATTTTGGGTACTTTACAAGAATAACATTGATGTACATAATTTACAAtcatttttctgttattttgcaGGTGATGCCGGTTATCCTTCCGAGCCGTGGTTGCTCACGCCTTATCGAGCTCCAGAACTAGAAAGTCCAGAAAGCGAATTTAACAGCAAGCATGTTTTAGCAAGGGGGATAATAGAGCGAACGATTGGAGttctaaaaaa
Protein-coding sequences here:
- the LOC129761252 gene encoding putative nuclease HARBI1, giving the protein MNLSTTQFKKNFRLNKTAFRYIVQEIKNEFPRQKKGGLSVTDKLAVCLRFFAEGSYQHGASKDYDVAIAQSTFSKVLDEMLIILERKICTKWINFEMTQQEMREAKRFFYEKSGIPGVIMCVDGTHVKIIPPIADRNLFYNRKGFYSLNTMIICDHTQRIRFVDASFQGSNHDSHIWSLSSARARLQEMHRNGDTNTKILGDAGYPSEPWLLTPYRAPELESPESEFNSKHVLARGIIERTIGVLKNRFRCILGARQLHYTPTKAAKIISVCCALHNICLYFKNDNDEVQSTE